One region of Syntrophobacter fumaroxidans MPOB genomic DNA includes:
- the malQ gene encoding 4-alpha-glucanotransferase, with amino-acid sequence MTPRSSGILLHLTSLPSDHGIGDMGRGAYDFVDFLSDSGQSIWQVLPIGPSSGFCGNSPYCGFSVFAGNPLLIGLDLLVEDGLLTRGEIETRHPFASRLVDYEAVEPFKTALLRRAFEKYRERAGADAEFQRFCAENADWLDDYALFTSIRERLSGAGWSDWPDALKNREEAALRKAGEELAESVLREKFCQYVFFTQWTSLKAYCKSKGGRIFGDIPIYVSHDSADVWANPEVFKLDARKRPAFVAGVPPDYFSKTGQLWGNPVYCWETLKDTDFSWWVKRMAWNLRLFDLARLDHFRGFVAYWEVAAGEKTAQNGRWVDAPARALFDTLLRRFPRLPLVAEDLGTITPDVREIIRHYGFPGMKILQFAFGGGGASNPYVPHNHVRNCIVYTGTHDNNTTRGWFAHDASAAEKKSLFRYLGRTIEEDRAHEELIRLAMMSVCDAAIIPMQDHLGLGGDARMNLPAVAFGNWAWRLEAESLTPALAASILEVTETYGRTPGEGMTDSDTQPSGTHSSETV; translated from the coding sequence ATGACTCCAAGAAGCAGCGGGATACTCCTTCACCTCACATCGCTTCCGTCCGACCACGGCATAGGAGATATGGGCCGGGGCGCTTACGATTTCGTGGATTTTCTGAGCGATTCCGGGCAAAGCATCTGGCAGGTTCTGCCCATAGGGCCGTCGTCCGGGTTCTGCGGGAATTCCCCGTATTGCGGTTTTTCCGTCTTTGCGGGGAACCCCTTGCTGATCGGCCTCGATCTCCTGGTGGAGGACGGACTCCTCACCCGGGGGGAGATCGAAACCCGGCACCCGTTTGCATCGCGCTTGGTGGACTACGAAGCCGTCGAGCCCTTCAAAACCGCGCTGCTTCGGCGCGCCTTCGAAAAGTACCGGGAAAGGGCCGGAGCCGACGCGGAGTTTCAGCGGTTCTGTGCCGAGAACGCCGACTGGCTAGATGACTACGCATTGTTCACCAGCATCAGGGAACGGCTTTCGGGGGCCGGCTGGAGCGATTGGCCCGACGCTCTGAAGAACAGGGAGGAGGCCGCGCTGCGCAAGGCCGGGGAAGAACTGGCGGAGAGCGTTTTGCGGGAGAAATTCTGCCAGTACGTGTTCTTCACGCAGTGGACTTCTCTGAAGGCCTACTGCAAGAGCAAGGGGGGGCGGATTTTCGGCGACATCCCGATCTATGTGAGCCACGACAGCGCGGACGTCTGGGCGAACCCGGAGGTTTTCAAGCTTGACGCGCGGAAGAGACCGGCATTCGTGGCCGGCGTTCCGCCCGACTACTTCAGCAAGACCGGGCAGCTCTGGGGGAATCCGGTCTACTGCTGGGAAACCCTCAAGGACACGGATTTCAGTTGGTGGGTGAAACGCATGGCGTGGAACCTGCGCCTGTTCGACCTGGCCAGGCTGGATCATTTCCGGGGCTTCGTGGCCTACTGGGAAGTTGCGGCCGGGGAGAAGACGGCGCAGAACGGGCGATGGGTGGACGCTCCCGCGCGCGCGTTGTTCGACACGCTTTTGCGCCGATTCCCGAGGTTGCCGCTCGTCGCCGAGGATCTGGGGACCATTACGCCCGATGTTCGGGAAATCATCCGGCACTACGGTTTTCCCGGCATGAAGATCCTGCAGTTCGCGTTCGGAGGAGGCGGAGCCTCAAATCCTTATGTGCCTCACAATCACGTCAGAAATTGCATCGTATACACCGGGACGCACGACAACAACACGACCAGGGGATGGTTCGCTCACGACGCATCGGCGGCCGAGAAAAAGAGCCTCTTCCGATACCTTGGCCGCACCATCGAAGAAGACCGCGCTCACGAGGAGCTGATCAGGCTTGCGATGATGTCGGTGTGCGACGCCGCGATCATTCCCATGCAGGACCATCTGGGCCTGGGGGGGGATGCCCGCATGAATCTGCCGGCCGTGGCTTTTGGAAACTGGGCGTGGCGGCTCGAGGCCGAAAGCCTGACCCCGGCTCTGGCGGCCTCCATCCTGGAAGTCACCGAAACGTACGGGCGAACCCCCGGGGAGGGAATGACCGACTCCGATACGCAGCCGTCCGGGACCCATTCCTCCGAAACCGTGTGA
- the acs gene encoding acetate--CoA ligase: protein MDDIRGPDRASSISTGVRVWPSKRYAKMHRDSIEDPEAFWDQQARKLEWQKTWDHVLEWKEPYGRWFVGGKLNACHQCVDRHVHTWRRSKVAIYWEGENGETRVLSYSTLFREVNHFAHMLLSLGVTKGDRVALYLPMIPELPVAMLACARIGAVHTVIFSGFSAQAICGRIGDTRAKVIVTSDGGLRRGKIVPLKDIVDQALPACPSVENVIVVRRTGQAIHMREGRDHWLSKDMTGAHVFVEPVAVESSHPLYVLYTSGTTGKPKGIVHGTGGYMVFNYVAYQWVFDIREESVYWCTADVGWVTGHSQIVYAPLSHGAAVVLYEGAPDYPAVDRWWDIIEKYGVSIFYTSPTAIRMFMRHGEKWPARHDMSSLNLLGSVGEPINPEAWYWYFRHIGGERCPIVDTWWQTETGGIMISPTPGIDPLALKPGSATFPLPGVDVAVVDARGNELEAGETGYLIIRKPWPGMLLDVYEDPARYREAYWSRFPGSYYTGDFAMRDEDGYFWLLGRADEVLKVAGHRLGTAEIEDAAIAHPAVAEAGVTGRPDELKGETIVLFVTLKEGIPPSDALKKEIADLLRETIGPVAAPGEMYFVDSIPKTRSGKIMRRVLKAVASGKDIGDLTTLEDEASVEEVRNALARLGHTGAPPPADSSH from the coding sequence GTGGATGACATCCGCGGGCCCGATCGGGCAAGTTCGATTTCAACCGGAGTTCGAGTCTGGCCTTCGAAGCGATACGCGAAGATGCATCGGGATTCCATAGAGGATCCGGAGGCCTTCTGGGATCAGCAGGCCAGAAAACTTGAATGGCAAAAAACATGGGACCACGTCTTGGAGTGGAAGGAACCCTACGGGCGGTGGTTCGTCGGTGGAAAGCTGAACGCCTGCCACCAATGCGTCGACAGGCATGTTCACACATGGCGGCGAAGCAAGGTGGCCATCTATTGGGAGGGTGAGAACGGAGAGACCCGGGTACTGAGTTATTCCACGCTCTTCCGCGAGGTCAACCATTTCGCCCATATGCTCCTCAGCCTCGGCGTGACGAAAGGGGACCGGGTCGCCCTCTATCTTCCGATGATCCCTGAGCTTCCCGTTGCGATGCTTGCCTGTGCCCGAATCGGAGCCGTGCACACGGTCATCTTTTCGGGCTTCAGCGCGCAGGCGATCTGCGGCAGAATCGGAGACACCCGGGCCAAGGTGATCGTCACCTCCGACGGAGGCCTTCGCAGAGGAAAGATCGTGCCCCTCAAGGATATCGTGGACCAGGCGCTTCCCGCCTGCCCCAGCGTGGAAAACGTCATCGTGGTCCGGCGGACGGGACAGGCGATTCACATGCGGGAAGGACGCGACCATTGGCTTTCCAAGGACATGACCGGTGCTCATGTGTTCGTGGAACCCGTCGCGGTGGAATCATCCCACCCGCTCTATGTCCTCTACACTTCGGGAACGACCGGCAAGCCGAAGGGAATCGTGCACGGCACCGGCGGTTACATGGTGTTCAACTACGTCGCCTACCAGTGGGTGTTCGACATCAGGGAGGAATCCGTTTACTGGTGCACCGCGGACGTGGGCTGGGTTACCGGGCACAGCCAGATCGTTTATGCCCCGCTCTCGCACGGCGCGGCGGTCGTTCTCTACGAGGGGGCTCCGGACTATCCCGCGGTCGATCGGTGGTGGGATATCATCGAGAAATACGGAGTCAGCATCTTCTACACTTCTCCCACGGCCATCCGCATGTTCATGCGTCACGGCGAGAAGTGGCCGGCCAGGCACGACATGTCCAGTCTCAATCTCCTGGGCAGCGTGGGGGAACCCATCAACCCGGAGGCCTGGTACTGGTATTTCAGACATATCGGAGGGGAGCGCTGTCCCATTGTTGACACGTGGTGGCAGACGGAGACGGGCGGCATCATGATTTCGCCCACTCCGGGCATCGACCCGCTCGCCCTCAAGCCGGGATCGGCGACATTTCCCCTCCCGGGCGTCGATGTGGCCGTGGTGGACGCCCGGGGCAACGAGCTCGAAGCCGGCGAAACCGGGTACCTGATCATCAGAAAACCCTGGCCGGGTATGTTGCTCGACGTTTACGAAGATCCCGCGCGTTACCGGGAAGCCTACTGGTCCCGCTTTCCCGGGTCTTACTATACCGGGGATTTTGCCATGCGCGATGAGGACGGTTACTTCTGGCTGCTGGGCAGGGCGGATGAAGTCCTGAAGGTGGCGGGACACCGACTGGGAACCGCGGAGATCGAAGACGCCGCCATTGCCCACCCCGCGGTGGCAGAAGCGGGCGTCACCGGAAGGCCTGATGAGCTGAAGGGTGAAACGATCGTGCTGTTCGTCACCCTCAAGGAAGGCATCCCCCCTTCGGATGCGCTGAAAAAAGAGATTGCGGACCTGTTGCGGGAGACGATCGGCCCCGTGGCCGCCCCGGGCGAAATGTATTTCGTGGATTCCATCCCCAAGACCAGAAGCGGCAAGATCATGCGCCGGGTTCTCAAGGCAGTCGCTTCGGGAAAGGATATCGGAGACCTGACGACCCTGGAAGACGAGGCATCCGTCGAAGAAGTGCGCAACGCGCTGGCGCGTCTTGGTCATACCGGTGCGCCGCCGCCCGCAGATTCCTCCCATTGA
- a CDS encoding diadenylate cyclase produces MAKFLAFLSSIRWQDPVDIIIISYILLRVYILFQGTNAFGVLVGITSLWILQEVAGSIGLILTSSAIQGITAAAAIITIVVFRNEIRSALQLRNLKAFLWGFPSREEAAPIDIIVDSLYQMGKRRIGALIVFPGKEDLSEAIHGGIPWNGTVSQEMLLSIFWPKNPVHDGAAIIRGRQVVEVGVLLPLSQRQDLPSYYGTRHRAAAGLAERSDALVVAVSEERGRVTVAKDNRISPVAQPEELLQILRRHLNIMDGAPGLRKKRERIRLTVAAVLSFLIVTAIWFGFTRSQDTIIALNVPIEYANRPPNFEILDTSVDEAKLQLYGSSALVKSLRSGQVQVRLDLSKASEGRNVIPLTQDNIVLPPGVVLNKIQPSTIEVTLDVPTTRELPLQVDWVGKLPENLVMVRTTVSPETVRVIGGSKILEKVTTIYTSPVRLDNLSKSGTVNTTLVLTPPSLKLTSDSSERVTVTYVLEDRGRGDRR; encoded by the coding sequence ATGGCAAAGTTCCTGGCATTTCTTTCGAGCATCCGCTGGCAGGATCCGGTCGACATCATCATCATCAGCTACATCCTGCTGAGGGTGTACATTCTCTTCCAGGGCACAAACGCTTTCGGGGTGCTGGTCGGCATCACCTCGCTGTGGATTCTGCAGGAGGTCGCCGGTTCCATCGGTCTGATTCTCACCAGCTCGGCCATACAGGGCATTACAGCCGCCGCGGCCATCATCACCATCGTGGTGTTCCGCAACGAAATCCGTTCCGCGCTTCAGCTCCGGAACCTGAAGGCCTTCCTGTGGGGTTTCCCCAGCCGGGAGGAGGCGGCCCCCATCGACATCATCGTGGACAGCCTGTACCAGATGGGAAAGCGGCGCATCGGGGCCTTGATCGTTTTCCCGGGCAAGGAAGACCTGTCCGAGGCGATCCACGGGGGTATCCCCTGGAACGGGACGGTCTCCCAGGAAATGCTGCTCAGCATTTTCTGGCCGAAGAACCCGGTCCATGACGGAGCCGCCATCATCCGCGGGCGCCAGGTCGTGGAAGTGGGGGTTTTACTGCCTCTCTCCCAACGCCAGGACCTTCCCAGCTACTACGGCACGAGACACCGTGCGGCCGCGGGCCTGGCGGAGCGCAGCGACGCCCTCGTGGTGGCGGTATCCGAGGAACGCGGCCGGGTGACCGTCGCCAAGGACAACCGGATCAGCCCTGTGGCTCAACCCGAAGAGCTTCTGCAGATACTTCGCAGGCACCTCAACATCATGGACGGCGCTCCCGGGCTCCGGAAGAAACGGGAGCGGATCAGGCTGACCGTTGCAGCCGTGCTGTCCTTCCTGATCGTGACGGCGATCTGGTTCGGCTTCACCCGCAGCCAGGACACCATCATCGCGTTGAACGTACCCATCGAGTACGCGAACCGACCGCCGAATTTCGAGATCCTGGACACCTCGGTGGACGAAGCCAAGCTTCAGCTGTACGGGTCCAGCGCCCTGGTCAAATCTTTGCGGTCGGGACAGGTCCAGGTCCGGCTGGATTTGAGCAAAGCGTCCGAAGGCCGGAACGTGATTCCTCTCACTCAGGACAACATTGTCCTGCCCCCCGGTGTGGTGCTGAACAAGATACAGCCGTCCACCATCGAGGTGACCCTGGATGTTCCCACCACCAGGGAACTGCCCCTCCAGGTGGACTGGGTCGGGAAGCTGCCGGAGAACCTCGTCATGGTTCGAACCACCGTGTCGCCCGAAACCGTCAGGGTGATCGGAGGCAGCAAGATCCTGGAGAAGGTCACGACCATCTACACATCACCCGTTCGTTTGGACAACCTGAGCAAGTCCGGGACCGTGAACACCACCCTGGTGCTTACGCCGCCGTCGTTGAAACTGACGTCCGACTCGAGCGAACGGGTTACGGTGACCTATGTTCTGGAGGATCGCGGGCGAGGCGACAGGCGCTAG
- a CDS encoding DUF2914 domain-containing protein yields MASLPGKLLVVFLVVAAPLFFRQAIGAQKDSSATPQNAAPPVEQPSQKLTLSQAVMCERVENLVPSKSAVVFSVIAGQVCCFTAFDPVPQPTLVYHRWYRRDELSTQTRLRVYPPKWSTYSVIQLRETDKGPWRVEVVDQNGHVFETLRFSITD; encoded by the coding sequence ATGGCTTCTCTTCCCGGGAAACTCCTGGTGGTGTTCCTGGTCGTGGCCGCGCCTCTGTTTTTCAGGCAGGCCATCGGGGCGCAGAAAGACAGTTCGGCGACGCCCCAGAATGCAGCGCCGCCCGTGGAGCAACCATCTCAGAAGCTGACCCTGAGTCAGGCGGTCATGTGCGAGAGGGTCGAAAACCTTGTCCCAAGCAAATCCGCCGTTGTGTTCTCCGTCATTGCGGGGCAGGTTTGCTGCTTCACCGCATTCGACCCGGTGCCCCAGCCCACGCTGGTGTACCACCGCTGGTACCGCCGCGACGAGCTCAGCACCCAGACCAGGCTCCGGGTGTATCCGCCGAAGTGGTCCACCTACAGCGTGATACAGCTCCGGGAAACCGACAAAGGCCCGTGGCGCGTGGAAGTCGTCGACCAGAACGGTCATGTCTTCGAAACGCTGCGTTTCAGCATCACTGACTGA
- a CDS encoding thermonuclease family protein codes for MARRRSAELSVFRRLAVSSLALLCVLLSFSAGHSRSLPREALVAAVFDGDTILLDSGDKVRYLGIDAPEPAHDGEPADCYAREAEAANAAMVLHRRVTLEYDREKRDRFGRLLAYVFTMDGRCVNAELLGSGHARVFTTLPRHRLAERFLSRQRDAMAEGRGMWGACPVRQESYYILNRRSLVFHRPSCELGRNTSARNRLRLETRREALERGFRPCRVCKP; via the coding sequence ATGGCCCGTCGACGATCCGCCGAACTCAGTGTTTTCCGCCGTCTTGCAGTGTCGTCCCTTGCGCTGCTCTGTGTCTTGCTCTCCTTTTCGGCCGGGCATTCCCGCTCGTTGCCGCGCGAGGCGCTGGTGGCAGCGGTTTTTGACGGGGACACGATTCTGCTCGACAGCGGCGACAAAGTCAGATACCTGGGAATCGACGCGCCGGAGCCGGCCCATGACGGAGAACCCGCGGATTGTTACGCCCGGGAAGCCGAAGCCGCCAACGCGGCAATGGTTCTTCACCGACGGGTGACCCTGGAATACGACCGCGAGAAACGGGACCGCTTCGGCCGGCTGCTCGCCTACGTGTTCACCATGGATGGGAGGTGCGTCAACGCGGAATTGCTCGGGTCGGGCCATGCACGCGTATTCACGACGTTGCCCCGACACCGCCTGGCGGAGCGGTTCCTTTCCCGCCAACGGGACGCGATGGCGGAGGGGAGGGGCATGTGGGGCGCCTGCCCCGTAAGGCAGGAGTCATATTACATTCTGAATCGACGGAGCTTGGTCTTCCACCGGCCGTCGTGCGAACTGGGACGGAACACGTCGGCCCGGAACCGGTTGCGCCTGGAAACGCGCAGGGAGGCCCTGGAACGCGGGTTTCGTCCCTGCCGGGTGTGCAAGCCCTGA
- a CDS encoding NUDIX hydrolase: MDRRYPEYPLVGVGAIIFRDERVLLVQRGTEPAYGKWSIPGGLVELGESLETAVRREVGEEVNLDVSVVDLVAVLDSVFRDENRKVEYHYVLLDFLCESPEGDPCPASDVLSCMFVPLDELGRYPMTRGTENVIRRAFARTGGARAPIYDTFL; this comes from the coding sequence ATGGATCGGAGATATCCCGAATACCCGCTGGTCGGCGTGGGTGCGATCATTTTTCGAGACGAGCGGGTGCTTCTCGTGCAAAGGGGAACGGAGCCCGCCTACGGAAAATGGTCCATTCCCGGCGGACTGGTGGAACTGGGTGAAAGCCTGGAAACGGCGGTACGCCGAGAAGTCGGCGAAGAGGTCAACCTCGACGTCAGTGTCGTCGACCTCGTGGCCGTCCTTGACAGCGTCTTCCGGGACGAGAACAGAAAGGTGGAATATCATTACGTGCTCCTCGATTTCCTCTGCGAAAGCCCGGAGGGAGATCCCTGCCCGGCATCGGATGTCCTGAGCTGCATGTTCGTGCCGTTGGACGAGTTGGGGCGCTACCCCATGACCCGGGGCACCGAAAATGTCATCAGGAGGGCGTTCGCCCGGACCGGCGGCGCGCGCGCTCCCATCTACGACACCTTCCTCTGA
- a CDS encoding TetR/AcrR family transcriptional regulator — MTHESRQQLKQVFLRTLIQEPDNLEALMRALETSLPAHRPGAEVLDDLAGCFQSARNALRQGMLPAGFSISRLMVALSGIARKRNIDADLFYSTLIEKAVVDGESEDVHRAVHKQSTKEKILDAALEVFSEKGFHLATVDEIADQAGVGKGTLYRYFANKETLFNELVKLRLAELERNATAVLDGQDDVLTMIAKYLRVYFAFFDRNQHLYRLIAQERLDFGEHVQDLYFKKVMRRIHALKKKTYEASQQGILKEVDFQTVFYGVMGFVHGVIQKWLARDCSYSLVEELPGVIEVLFYGFVKKRVNLTKEGDKDGCSCNAGQDR; from the coding sequence GTGACGCATGAATCCCGACAGCAGCTCAAGCAGGTCTTCCTGCGGACGCTCATTCAGGAACCGGATAACCTCGAGGCCCTGATGCGCGCCCTTGAAACGAGCCTGCCCGCGCACAGGCCCGGCGCCGAGGTGCTCGACGACCTCGCCGGGTGCTTCCAATCCGCTCGCAATGCGCTCAGACAGGGCATGCTGCCGGCCGGCTTCTCCATTTCGCGACTGATGGTTGCGCTCTCTGGAATCGCTCGGAAGAGAAACATCGATGCGGACCTGTTCTATTCGACCTTGATCGAAAAAGCCGTGGTCGACGGCGAATCGGAAGACGTTCACCGGGCGGTCCACAAGCAGTCCACCAAGGAAAAGATCCTCGACGCGGCGCTCGAGGTGTTTTCCGAAAAGGGGTTTCACCTTGCCACGGTCGACGAAATTGCCGACCAGGCAGGCGTCGGGAAGGGGACCCTTTACCGTTACTTCGCCAACAAGGAGACCCTGTTCAACGAACTGGTCAAGCTGCGCCTGGCCGAACTGGAAAGGAATGCGACGGCGGTCCTGGACGGCCAGGACGACGTGCTCACCATGATCGCCAAGTACCTGCGGGTCTATTTTGCGTTCTTCGACCGCAACCAGCACCTGTACAGGCTCATCGCCCAGGAGCGGCTCGATTTCGGCGAACACGTCCAAGACCTTTATTTCAAGAAGGTCATGCGTCGCATCCATGCACTGAAGAAAAAAACCTATGAAGCCAGTCAGCAGGGCATTCTCAAGGAAGTGGATTTTCAGACCGTCTTTTACGGGGTCATGGGATTTGTCCACGGCGTCATTCAAAAATGGCTTGCGCGGGACTGTTCCTACTCACTGGTGGAAGAATTGCCCGGAGTCATTGAAGTTCTCTTTTACGGGTTTGTGAAGAAGCGGGTCAATCTAACGAAAGAAGGAGACAAAGATGGATGTAGCTGCAATGCAGGTCAAGATCGTTGA
- the acpP gene encoding acyl carrier protein, translated as MDVAAMQVKIVDIIANQLGVDKEIITPEANVVDDLGADSLDVVELVMALEEAFDVEIPDEDAESIRTVKDIFDYLAKNKAA; from the coding sequence ATGGATGTAGCTGCAATGCAGGTCAAGATCGTTGACATCATCGCAAACCAACTGGGCGTCGACAAGGAAATCATCACTCCTGAGGCCAACGTGGTGGACGATCTGGGCGCCGATTCGCTGGACGTGGTCGAGCTGGTCATGGCGCTGGAAGAAGCTTTCGATGTCGAGATTCCCGACGAGGATGCCGAGAGCATTCGCACCGTGAAGGATATTTTCGATTACCTGGCGAAGAACAAGGCGGCTTGA
- the mraZ gene encoding division/cell wall cluster transcriptional repressor MraZ, with protein sequence MGILGKPYFRGQSIHRLDAKGRLRIPTKFREVLQNHYTDALVITRMGECLLAYPPEEWEKIENKAREFSQVQPEHRAFMRYFISSAEECEFDNQGRILIPPFLREEANLTQDVLLAGVLTNFEIWNKSTWDAHIKLDKDSYQKIMEFMAGTGL encoded by the coding sequence GTGGGCATTTTGGGTAAGCCATATTTCAGGGGACAATCGATCCACCGCCTGGATGCCAAGGGGCGACTGCGGATTCCTACGAAATTCCGGGAAGTGCTGCAAAATCACTATACGGACGCTCTGGTCATCACTCGCATGGGAGAATGCCTCCTGGCCTATCCCCCGGAGGAGTGGGAGAAGATCGAAAACAAGGCGAGAGAGTTCTCCCAGGTCCAGCCGGAGCATCGCGCCTTTATGCGTTATTTCATTTCGAGCGCGGAGGAATGCGAGTTCGACAATCAGGGCAGAATCCTGATTCCGCCTTTTCTGAGGGAGGAGGCGAACCTTACCCAGGATGTGCTCCTGGCGGGCGTGCTCACCAATTTCGAGATCTGGAACAAATCGACGTGGGACGCCCACATCAAGCTCGACAAAGACAGTTACCAGAAAATCATGGAATTCATGGCCGGCACCGGGTTGTAG
- the rsmH gene encoding 16S rRNA (cytosine(1402)-N(4))-methyltransferase RsmH — translation MEPGPALEHIPVMLEQALELLACRRGGVYVDGTVGGGGYSEAILRASAPDGILLGVDWDAEAIGRAAGRLSAYGRRAILTKAGFAELPEVLPRHGFAQVDGIVLDLGVSAFQIDDAARGFSFTKDGPLDMRMDPGLPQTAADMVNTLPEKDLADLIFRLGEERWSRRIARAVVERRRERPFQRTLELADTVAATVPATRDSRRIHPATRTFLALRLAVNQELESLERFLSGALDLLKTGGRLCVVSFHSLEDRMVKGQFKEWAKSCRCPREAVLCRCEGRPLVRLLTRKAVRPDEREKERNPRSRSARLRAVEKQGVPA, via the coding sequence ATGGAACCCGGGCCCGCTCTCGAACACATACCGGTCATGCTCGAGCAGGCCCTGGAGCTGCTCGCATGTCGCCGGGGCGGAGTCTACGTGGATGGTACGGTGGGTGGCGGCGGATATTCGGAAGCCATTCTCCGGGCCAGCGCGCCCGACGGGATTCTGCTCGGGGTCGACTGGGACGCCGAGGCGATCGGACGGGCAGCCGGGCGGCTGAGCGCGTACGGCAGGCGGGCCATCCTGACGAAGGCCGGTTTCGCGGAGCTCCCGGAGGTCCTCCCGCGACATGGGTTCGCGCAGGTGGACGGCATCGTGCTGGACCTGGGAGTGTCCGCCTTCCAGATCGATGACGCCGCCCGCGGGTTCAGTTTCACGAAGGACGGGCCTTTGGACATGCGAATGGATCCCGGTCTTCCACAAACGGCCGCGGATATGGTGAATACGCTCCCGGAAAAGGACCTGGCCGATCTGATCTTTCGGCTGGGTGAGGAGCGGTGGTCCCGGAGGATTGCGCGGGCCGTCGTGGAGCGCAGAAGGGAACGGCCATTCCAGCGAACGCTGGAGCTGGCGGATACTGTGGCGGCGACGGTGCCCGCGACCCGGGACAGCAGGAGGATTCACCCCGCCACCCGGACCTTCCTCGCACTGCGGTTGGCGGTGAATCAGGAGCTGGAATCGCTCGAGAGGTTTCTCTCCGGGGCGCTTGACCTGCTGAAAACGGGCGGTCGGCTCTGCGTTGTGTCCTTTCACTCTTTGGAGGACAGGATGGTCAAGGGGCAGTTCAAGGAATGGGCGAAATCCTGCCGGTGTCCCCGGGAAGCCGTTCTGTGCCGGTGTGAGGGAAGACCCCTGGTCCGGTTGCTCACACGGAAGGCCGTGCGCCCGGACGAGAGGGAAAAGGAGCGCAATCCGCGATCCCGCAGCGCGCGGCTGCGCGCGGTGGAGAAACAGGGAGTGCCTGCCTGA
- a CDS encoding cell division protein FtsL — MSLRVDTKLRFGGDFDPIETSTSGIEVKLWLASSAFLVLVFVTCAIFYVWLYIQQVQNGYRLARYFQEHDQLITIQRKLRLEWSRFQDPYLLEEMGRKQFGLNPPKPDQKMTMR; from the coding sequence ATGAGCCTCCGGGTGGATACGAAACTGAGATTCGGCGGCGATTTCGATCCGATCGAAACGAGCACGTCCGGAATCGAGGTGAAGCTCTGGTTGGCGTCATCGGCTTTCCTGGTACTGGTCTTTGTTACATGCGCCATCTTTTACGTGTGGCTCTACATTCAGCAGGTTCAGAACGGCTATCGCCTGGCAAGGTATTTCCAGGAGCACGACCAGTTGATCACGATTCAGCGCAAACTGCGGCTCGAATGGTCGAGGTTTCAGGACCCGTACCTGCTGGAAGAGATGGGACGCAAACAGTTCGGACTCAATCCTCCCAAGCCGGATCAGAAAATGACGATGCGCTGA